One window of Leguminivora glycinivorella isolate SPB_JAAS2020 chromosome 9, LegGlyc_1.1, whole genome shotgun sequence genomic DNA carries:
- the LOC125229917 gene encoding juvenile hormone esterase-like has protein sequence MVKVQVKQGWLEGDRREVVTEDGFYYSFKGVPYAAPPVGKLRFKAPQPLLPWNGVRNATEHGPVCPQEDIFTKQLIPGSEDCLYLNVYSPDLEPATPLPVMVFIHGGGFRSGSGNDSHYGPDFLVKHDVVLVTINYRLEAFGFLCLDTKDVPGNAGMKDQVAALKWVKENIDKFGGDPSNVTVFGESAGGASTTLHVLSPMSKGLFKRAIPMSGVPLCDWSMPFEPARRAFTLGKILGFETDDPEKLLEFLQSVPAEKLILTNPCIVSLEEKANNLLKMYHFTPVVEKNLGQEYFMIEEPLEILKKGTGNEVDVFIGHTSAECLIGLEPYETYLLKDYNRYPEILVPRELLYKCSPKTVLQLSEKIHQHYFGKTLLTTDIMKEFINYVNDTSFIYAIHRVLDHLPKIKNSKTYFYRFSCISERNIFGAAGLKYGINGASHLDDLMYLFQANFANIPIDKNGKGYQMVKLVGKVFTNFAKYGTPTPDSSLGPVAPPYSSSESYVDISDALRVGQSLDADAVAFWRELYDAAGVEF, from the exons ATGGTGAAAGTACAGGTGAAGCAGGGTTGGCTGGAAGGTGACCGTCGCGAGGTGGTGACCGAAGATGGCTTCTACTACAGCTTCAAGGGCGTGCCCTACGCCGCGCCACCTGTCGGCAAGTTGAGATTCAAG GCACCTCAACCTCTACTACCTTGGAATGGCGTCCGGAACGCAACGGAACACGGCCCGGTCTGCCCTCAAGAAGACATCTTCACCAAACAGTTAATCCCAGGCAGTGAAGACTGCCTGTACCTCAACGTGTACTCCCCAGACCTCGAGCCAGCCACACCTCTCCCTGTCATGGTCTTCATTCATGGAGGTGGTTTCAGAAGCGGCTCCGGAAACGACTCCCACTACGGACCTGACTTCTTAGTCAAACATGACGTAGTCCTAGTCACTATAAACTACAGATTAGAAGCCTTCGGATTCCTTTGTCTTGACACAAAAGATGTCCCTGGCAATGCGGGTATGAAGGACCAAGTGGCAGCACTAAAATGGGTGAAAGAAAACATTGATAAGTTCGGTGGTGATCCCTCTAATGTGACTGTCTTTGGTGAGAGTGCTGGCGGAGCATCTACTACGCTACATGTCTTATCCCCGATGTCAAAAGGCTTATTCAAGAGAGCTATTCCAATGAGCGGCGTGCCACTTTGTGACTGGTCCATGCCCTTTGAACCAGCTAGACGAGCCTTCACTCTCGGGAAAATTCTTGGATTTGAAACTGATGATCCAGAAAAGCTTCTCGAGTTCTTACAAAGTGTTCCTGCCGAGAAGTTAATACTCACCAACCCTTGCATTGTGAGTTTGGAAGAGAAAGCAAAcaaccttttaaaaatgtatcacTTTACACCCGTTGTGGAGAAGAATCTTGGTCAAGAATATTTTATGATCGAAGAACCGTTAGAAATTCTGAAAAAGGGAACGGGCAATGAAGTAGACGTGTTTATCGGACACACTAGTGCGGAATGCCTCATTGGATTAGAACCTTACGAAACATACTTGTTGAAGGATTACAACAGATATCCAGAAATATTGGTACCGAGAGAACTGCTTTACAAATGCAGTCCAAAGACTGTATTACAACTGTCTGAAAAAATACATCAGCATTATTTTGGAAAGACATTGCTTACCACTGATATAATGAAAGAATTTATTAACTATGTGAATGACACAAGTTTTATTTATGCTATACATAGGGTGCTCGACCATTTACCGAAGATCAAGAATAGCAAGACATATTTCTATAGATTCTCTTGTATTTCTGAAAGGAACATATTCGGCGCTGCGGGTTTGAAGTATGGTATCAACGGGGCCAGTCATCTAGATGATTTGATGTACCTGTTTCAGGCTAATTTTGCGAATATACCAATTGACAAGAATGGCAAAGGATATCAGATGGTGAAGTTAGTGGGCAAGGTTTTCACCAATTTTGCTAAATATGG CACCCCCACTCCAGACTCGTCGCTAGGCCCTGTGGCGCCCCCCTACAGCAGCTCCGAGAGTTACGTGGACATCTCCGACGCGCTGCGAGTGGGGCAGTCACTGGATGCGGACGCTGTGGCCTTCTGGAGGGAACTGTATGACGCTGCTGGCGTGGAGTTTTGA